From the Maioricimonas rarisocia genome, one window contains:
- a CDS encoding terminase gpA endonuclease subunit has translation MELDGNELLLADYPEVVFPIQCLEGIANRCSGQLFHGERTHIGWTAKEVVLPTIAGSAASGAIIKVAGITGRIRGMKFKRADGRTVRPSLVVLDDPQTDESARSLSQCANRERILAGAVLGLAGPGKKISGIMPCTVIRPGDMADNILDRDKHPEWNGERTRMVDAFPTNEKLWQQYAEVRAEGLRNGDGGKAAREFYARHREAMDEGASVAWPERFNHDELSAIQHAMNLKLQDEAAFFAEYQNDPLPEEVAEDDLLTADQVAGKTNGMERREIPVGCNHLTCFIDVQQKLLFYVIAGWEDDFTGVVVDYGTWPDQQRAYFTLRDARRTLTAVASGTGLEGSIYAGLEELTGDLLGREWPRDDGAALRIDRCLIDANWGHSTDVVYQFCRQSAFSGVVMPSHGRFVGASSIPFSEYKRKPGDRLGHNWRIPNVRGKRAVRHVLYDTNYWKSFVQARLAVAMGDRGCLSLFGQRAETHRLFAEHLTAEYRVRTEGRGRTVDEWKARPEQPDNHWLDCLVGCAVAASIQGCSLLGLDPPPKDTRRRVKLSSLQQGRR, from the coding sequence ATGGAACTGGACGGCAACGAACTGCTGCTGGCCGACTACCCCGAGGTCGTGTTCCCGATCCAGTGCCTCGAAGGGATCGCCAACCGCTGCAGCGGCCAGCTGTTTCACGGGGAACGGACCCACATCGGCTGGACGGCGAAGGAGGTCGTGCTGCCGACGATTGCTGGCTCTGCCGCCAGCGGGGCCATCATCAAGGTGGCCGGCATCACGGGACGCATCCGGGGCATGAAGTTCAAGCGGGCGGATGGCCGAACGGTCCGGCCGTCGCTGGTGGTGCTCGACGACCCGCAGACCGACGAGTCAGCCCGCTCGCTCTCGCAGTGTGCCAATCGGGAACGGATCCTGGCCGGGGCGGTGCTCGGTCTGGCTGGTCCGGGAAAGAAGATCTCCGGCATCATGCCCTGCACGGTCATCCGTCCGGGGGACATGGCGGACAACATCCTCGACCGCGACAAGCATCCGGAGTGGAATGGTGAGCGGACGCGGATGGTCGACGCGTTTCCGACGAACGAGAAGTTGTGGCAGCAGTACGCGGAAGTCCGGGCGGAGGGCCTCCGGAACGGCGACGGAGGCAAGGCGGCCCGCGAGTTCTATGCCCGGCACAGAGAGGCGATGGATGAGGGGGCTTCCGTCGCCTGGCCGGAGCGGTTCAACCACGATGAACTCTCGGCCATCCAGCATGCGATGAATCTCAAACTGCAGGATGAGGCGGCGTTCTTCGCCGAGTACCAGAACGACCCGCTGCCGGAGGAAGTCGCCGAGGACGACCTGCTGACCGCCGATCAGGTGGCCGGCAAGACGAACGGCATGGAACGGCGGGAGATCCCGGTCGGCTGCAACCACCTCACCTGCTTCATCGACGTCCAGCAGAAACTGCTGTTTTATGTGATCGCCGGGTGGGAGGACGACTTCACCGGAGTGGTTGTCGACTATGGGACGTGGCCCGACCAGCAGCGAGCGTACTTCACGCTTCGCGATGCCCGGCGGACGCTGACGGCGGTTGCTTCCGGGACCGGGCTGGAAGGGTCGATCTACGCCGGGCTGGAGGAACTGACCGGCGACCTGCTGGGCCGCGAGTGGCCGCGGGACGACGGGGCCGCCCTGCGGATCGACCGCTGCCTCATCGACGCCAACTGGGGCCACTCGACGGATGTCGTGTACCAGTTCTGCCGGCAGAGTGCGTTCAGCGGCGTGGTGATGCCCTCGCACGGCCGGTTCGTCGGGGCTTCGAGCATCCCGTTCTCGGAGTACAAGCGGAAGCCGGGCGACCGGTTGGGACACAACTGGCGGATCCCCAACGTGCGCGGCAAGCGGGCGGTGCGGCACGTGCTGTACGACACGAACTATTGGAAGTCGTTCGTGCAGGCCCGGCTGGCAGTGGCGATGGGCGATCGGGGTTGCCTGTCGCTGTTCGGCCAGCGTGCCGAGACACACCGTCTTTTCGCGGAGCATCTGACGGCCGAGTACCGGGTACGCACGGAGGGGCGTGGCCGGACGGTCGACGAGTGGAAGGCCCGCCCCGAGCAGCCGGACAATCACTGGCTCGACTGCCTGGTTGGCTGCGCCGTGGCCGCGTCGATCCAGGGCTGCAGTCTTCTTGGTCTCGATCCTCCACCCAAAGACACTCGACGACGCGTGAAGCTCTCATCGCTGCAACAGGGGCGAAGGTAA
- a CDS encoding Fic family protein, producing the protein MAFVPRPLPPSRPALRIEGNLADLHSEALAAIGRLEVAGTMVPSPDWFLYGFVRKEAVVSSQIEGTLATLEEVVAWEATHQSKHPADVEEVCNYVDALSFARAELARPRGLPLCTRLLRAVHKRLMQGGRGSERQPGTIRTSQNWIGGTRPGNAQFVPPPPEAVPEALAALDQWIHSDDPLPPLVRAGLAHVQFETIHPFLDGNGRIGRLLVTLLLEHWGLLSSPLLYLSLGFKRQSQSYYRHLDSVRTRGDREGWTAFFLQCVSESADDGVTTARRLFTLVGENRQAAVSHKSATVNSLRLFEALPQNPVLTLAHAMQLVSATKPTVLKAIAMLCDVGILEEVTGKRRDRIYVYRAYLDVLGEETVPLPD; encoded by the coding sequence ATGGCATTCGTGCCGCGTCCGCTGCCACCGTCCCGACCAGCGCTGCGCATCGAAGGCAACCTGGCCGATCTCCACTCCGAAGCACTTGCCGCAATTGGCCGGCTGGAAGTTGCTGGCACGATGGTGCCGAGTCCTGACTGGTTCCTGTACGGATTCGTCCGTAAGGAAGCGGTTGTTTCGTCGCAAATCGAAGGCACGCTGGCGACGTTGGAAGAGGTCGTTGCGTGGGAAGCCACACATCAGTCGAAACATCCCGCCGACGTCGAAGAAGTCTGCAACTATGTGGACGCGTTGTCGTTCGCGCGTGCCGAACTGGCAAGACCGCGCGGGTTGCCCCTGTGTACGCGTCTGCTGCGTGCCGTCCACAAGCGACTGATGCAGGGAGGTCGCGGCAGTGAGCGGCAGCCCGGCACGATCCGTACATCGCAGAACTGGATTGGCGGCACGCGCCCCGGAAACGCCCAGTTTGTGCCCCCGCCCCCGGAAGCTGTCCCCGAGGCCTTGGCCGCGCTCGATCAATGGATCCATTCCGATGACCCGTTGCCGCCCCTCGTGCGGGCGGGACTGGCCCACGTGCAGTTCGAAACGATTCACCCGTTTCTCGATGGCAACGGTCGCATCGGCCGCCTGCTGGTCACTCTCCTGCTCGAGCATTGGGGACTACTCTCGTCGCCACTGCTGTACCTCAGTCTGGGCTTCAAACGCCAATCTCAGAGCTATTACCGCCATCTCGACTCGGTGCGCACGCGCGGTGACAGGGAGGGCTGGACCGCATTCTTTCTTCAATGCGTCAGCGAATCTGCCGATGACGGTGTGACGACCGCCCGACGTCTGTTCACTCTGGTTGGCGAGAACCGGCAGGCGGCCGTCAGTCACAAGTCGGCGACAGTCAATTCGCTCCGCCTGTTCGAAGCGCTTCCGCAGAATCCGGTTCTCACGTTGGCACACGCGATGCAACTCGTCAGCGCCACTAAACCGACCGTCTTGAAGGCCATTGCCATGCTGTGTGACGTCGGCATTCTCGAAGAAGTCACGGGAAAGAGACGGGATCGCATTTACGTTTACCGGGCTTACCTTGACGTGCTGGGAGAAGAGACCGTGCCACTGCCGGACTGA
- a CDS encoding DNA modification methylase — protein MRIESRPVSKITPYEHNPRINDGAVETVARSIQEFGFRQPIVVDDEGVIIVGHTRYKAALKLGLEKVPVHVARGLTPAQVKAYRLADNRAAEIAEWDYDLLPIELSQLRELDYDLDLVGFSEDELAKLLDPGVKEGLTDPDEIPEPPDEAITQPGDLWRLGNHRLLCGDSSSVADVDRLLDGQPIHLVNTDPPYNVKVEPRSNNAIAAGLSSFQGATHHQKLDVERHPGKAKPTAKKPRAKDRPLANDFVTDEEFDRLLDAWFGNCARVPGTADWKCRGTVSMPAPTDNCRAGRICPRQPGREFYIWGGYTNCANYPPFLKKHQLYFSQALIWDKQHPVLTRKDFMGAHEWCFYGWKEGAAHQFFGPNNATDLWHVKKINPQAMVHLTEKPVELAVRAIEYSSRPGEHVLDLFGGSGSTLIAAEQTGRHAFLMELDSLYADVIVQRWEQFTGEKAERCGGE, from the coding sequence ATGAGAATCGAATCCCGTCCCGTCTCGAAGATCACGCCCTACGAACACAACCCGCGAATCAACGACGGGGCGGTCGAGACGGTGGCCCGCTCGATTCAGGAGTTCGGGTTCCGCCAGCCGATCGTCGTCGACGACGAGGGCGTGATCATCGTCGGTCACACCCGGTACAAGGCAGCCCTCAAGCTGGGGCTGGAGAAAGTCCCGGTCCACGTCGCCCGCGGCCTGACGCCGGCCCAGGTGAAGGCTTACCGCCTGGCCGACAACCGTGCGGCCGAGATCGCCGAGTGGGACTATGACCTGCTGCCGATCGAACTCTCACAGCTGCGGGAGCTGGACTACGACCTGGACCTGGTCGGGTTCTCCGAGGACGAACTGGCGAAGCTGCTTGACCCCGGGGTGAAGGAAGGTCTGACCGATCCGGACGAGATCCCGGAGCCGCCGGACGAGGCGATCACGCAGCCGGGTGACCTGTGGCGGCTGGGGAACCACCGGCTGCTCTGCGGCGACAGTTCGTCGGTGGCCGACGTGGACCGGTTACTGGACGGCCAACCCATTCACCTGGTGAACACGGATCCGCCGTACAACGTGAAGGTCGAACCGCGGAGCAACAATGCGATTGCCGCTGGGCTGTCATCGTTCCAGGGGGCCACGCATCACCAGAAGCTGGATGTCGAGCGTCATCCGGGCAAGGCGAAGCCGACCGCGAAGAAGCCGCGGGCCAAGGACCGGCCGCTGGCCAACGACTTCGTGACCGACGAGGAATTCGACCGGCTACTCGACGCGTGGTTCGGCAACTGTGCCCGTGTGCCCGGCACGGCCGACTGGAAGTGCCGCGGGACTGTCTCAATGCCGGCACCAACTGACAATTGCCGTGCCGGGAGAATCTGCCCGCGGCAGCCGGGGCGGGAGTTCTACATCTGGGGCGGCTACACCAACTGCGCGAACTACCCGCCCTTTCTCAAGAAGCACCAGTTGTACTTCTCGCAGGCACTGATCTGGGACAAGCAGCATCCCGTGCTGACGCGGAAGGACTTCATGGGGGCCCACGAGTGGTGTTTCTACGGTTGGAAGGAAGGGGCGGCGCACCAGTTCTTCGGGCCGAACAACGCGACCGACCTGTGGCACGTCAAGAAGATCAATCCGCAGGCGATGGTCCACCTGACGGAGAAGCCGGTCGAACTGGCCGTGCGGGCCATCGAGTACTCGTCACGTCCCGGCGAGCACGTGCTCGACCTGTTCGGCGGCTCGGGAAGCACGCTCATCGCGGCCGAGCAGACCGGCCGGCACGCGTTCCTGATGGAGCTCGATTCGCTGTACGCCGACGTGATCGTTCAGCGGTGGGAGCAGTTTACCGGGGAGAAGGCGGAGCGGTGTGGAGGTGAGTGA
- a CDS encoding bifunctional DNA primase/polymerase produces the protein MSHVRKVEVVAPSVLDAARDYVRRGWRVVPIPFKQKRPVIKEWKQLCLTEDDLPEYFDQPANVGIILGEPSHWLVDVDLDCPEAIELARQYLPFTPARSGRPGALNSHWWYYASGTGTKKHTDPVDNTMIVELRATGLQTVVGPSVHPDGSQYEILTGEPAIVPAPMLTACVAALAKAVSELRHGSLPEKPTARSLPSTTTGTAHRRECAPHDIERRALAYLDRLPPAISGQGGHAATYAAATVLVHGFELDPEQALGILLDHYNPRCDPPWSGKELRHKVEDAAKKSHNQPRGWLLHHERDQPIDPGVDISTLVGKAIDTVTPASRAPTISDTGSPRICDPGPLPDELLDIPGFVGDVMRFTLDTAPYPNRPLAFVGAIALLGTLTGRKVREPGNIRTNVQILALASSGVGKDWPRKVNASVLLHAEESRKIAGKSASGEGIEDRLIGHPVILKQDDEIDTLFENMRDNKEARYRNQFGMLLELYGEAGGWRAIRDRAGEKPGLIYQPHLVLFGTTTPGEFYGSLSGKMLNKGLLARLITVEAGERGKRKRPDWRDPPESIVSAAKEWSKFRPPGWGNVSDESCGQAVPLVAPFTDESQTALEAFADRCDDAYREAAKSANEPVMAIWARAVEKATQLALIYACSVHGTSPIIERPAVAWASAFIEHTVRRTIFMLGQRFHESEFEQKCQLVLETLTAWQQEHGDEWMPSRDIARKHRWPQKEHDAIRETLLVQERIETAYLKPEGAGRPKFVCRILSEKTADR, from the coding sequence GTGTCGCACGTCAGGAAGGTTGAGGTCGTTGCTCCTTCCGTCCTGGACGCCGCACGGGACTACGTGCGCCGCGGCTGGCGCGTCGTGCCGATCCCGTTCAAACAGAAACGTCCGGTCATCAAAGAGTGGAAACAGCTCTGCCTGACCGAAGACGATCTCCCCGAGTACTTCGATCAGCCGGCCAACGTCGGAATTATTCTGGGGGAACCGTCCCACTGGCTGGTCGATGTTGACCTCGATTGCCCCGAGGCGATCGAACTGGCCCGGCAGTACCTGCCATTCACGCCCGCCAGATCGGGGCGGCCGGGGGCGCTGAACTCGCATTGGTGGTATTACGCGTCCGGGACCGGGACAAAGAAACACACGGACCCGGTCGACAATACGATGATCGTCGAGCTGCGGGCAACCGGCCTGCAGACGGTCGTTGGACCGAGCGTCCATCCCGATGGCAGCCAGTACGAAATCCTGACGGGTGAGCCGGCGATTGTTCCCGCGCCGATGCTGACAGCCTGCGTCGCCGCACTGGCGAAAGCCGTGAGCGAGCTTCGGCACGGTTCTCTGCCAGAGAAACCGACGGCCAGATCACTTCCTTCAACAACGACTGGCACGGCTCATCGACGCGAATGTGCACCGCATGACATCGAGCGACGTGCCCTGGCGTACCTCGACAGACTTCCGCCGGCGATCAGCGGACAGGGAGGCCACGCGGCGACGTACGCAGCGGCGACTGTTCTGGTGCATGGCTTCGAACTGGATCCCGAGCAGGCACTCGGAATTCTGCTGGACCATTACAACCCGCGGTGTGACCCGCCGTGGTCCGGGAAGGAACTGCGGCACAAGGTCGAGGACGCGGCGAAGAAATCGCACAACCAGCCTCGCGGCTGGCTGCTGCACCACGAACGGGATCAGCCGATCGATCCTGGCGTCGACATCTCGACGCTGGTGGGAAAGGCAATCGACACAGTCACCCCCGCTTCGCGAGCGCCCACCATCAGCGACACGGGTTCGCCCCGGATCTGCGATCCCGGTCCGTTGCCGGACGAACTGCTCGACATTCCAGGGTTCGTCGGCGACGTGATGCGGTTCACGCTCGACACGGCTCCCTATCCCAATCGCCCTCTGGCATTCGTGGGAGCGATCGCACTCTTGGGGACGCTCACCGGCCGCAAGGTCCGTGAGCCGGGGAACATCCGGACGAATGTGCAGATCCTGGCGCTGGCGAGTTCCGGGGTCGGCAAGGACTGGCCGCGCAAAGTCAACGCCAGCGTACTGCTGCATGCCGAGGAGTCCCGCAAGATCGCCGGGAAGTCGGCGAGCGGCGAAGGGATCGAGGATCGCCTGATCGGGCATCCGGTCATTCTCAAGCAGGATGACGAGATTGATACGCTGTTCGAGAACATGCGGGACAATAAGGAGGCGCGTTACCGGAACCAGTTCGGCATGCTGCTCGAGCTGTACGGCGAAGCCGGCGGCTGGCGGGCCATCCGGGATCGTGCCGGCGAAAAGCCGGGGCTGATCTATCAGCCGCATCTCGTGCTGTTTGGAACAACCACGCCGGGGGAGTTCTACGGATCGCTCTCCGGCAAAATGCTCAATAAAGGCCTGCTCGCCCGGCTCATCACGGTCGAAGCCGGTGAACGCGGGAAACGGAAGCGGCCCGACTGGCGCGATCCTCCGGAGTCGATCGTGTCCGCCGCAAAAGAGTGGTCGAAGTTCCGTCCGCCCGGATGGGGCAACGTCAGTGACGAATCGTGCGGTCAGGCGGTGCCGCTGGTCGCGCCCTTCACGGACGAATCACAAACAGCACTCGAAGCATTCGCCGATCGCTGCGACGACGCCTATCGCGAGGCGGCCAAATCGGCCAACGAACCGGTGATGGCCATCTGGGCGCGTGCGGTCGAGAAGGCGACGCAACTCGCGTTGATCTACGCCTGCTCGGTGCATGGGACGAGTCCGATCATCGAGCGTCCGGCCGTTGCCTGGGCGAGTGCATTCATCGAGCACACGGTCCGGCGCACGATCTTCATGCTGGGTCAGCGGTTTCACGAAAGCGAGTTCGAGCAGAAGTGCCAGCTTGTCCTCGAGACATTGACCGCCTGGCAGCAGGAGCATGGTGACGAGTGGATGCCCAGCCGGGACATCGCCCGCAAGCACCGCTGGCCGCAGAAAGAGCATGACGCCATTCGCGAAACGCTGCTCGTCCAGGAGCGGATCGAGACCGCCTACCTGAAACCCGAAGGGGCCGGGCGGCCCAAATTCGTGTGCCGAATTCTGTCCGAGAAAACGGCGGACAGATAA
- a CDS encoding DNA methyltransferase, translating into MVPVVDELPLSRIVFDEAIYPRKSHDPQLVQRYADALDAIEARQQYLSISADDKLLDGKHRWLAYRKVLDGDDRTVKVFRYDVRSPHEQFQLAVRLNSDHGAQLSDDDKQQDAIRLYNFGYTYDTIAETLSVGKRKVSDWLSRTVKEEKDRRNRKIFDMWLACHTQQEIADAVGCPQQTVADQIRGFTDSVLQNRSGKAAAEHATGFEAPIYNIWKQQEKTPGSTHFGNSDVRWLDNLLYLYTQPLDVVVDPFAGGGSTIDVCNKRLRRFFVSDRKPIVEREHEIRQHDLTAGLPKVPRWKDVQLVYLDPPYWKQAEGRYSDDPTDLANMPLNQFHEILAGIIEAFALKLTDAYVALIIQPTQWKAPEKQFTDHVAEMLRRVRRPVEMRFSVPYESQQCTAQMVEWAKAHRQCLVLTREIIVWRV; encoded by the coding sequence ATGGTGCCTGTCGTCGACGAACTCCCCTTGTCGCGGATCGTATTCGATGAGGCGATCTATCCTCGGAAGTCGCACGATCCTCAGTTGGTACAGCGGTACGCTGATGCGCTGGACGCCATTGAGGCCAGGCAGCAGTACCTGTCCATTTCGGCAGACGACAAGCTCCTGGACGGAAAACACCGGTGGCTGGCGTATCGCAAAGTCCTCGATGGCGACGACCGCACGGTCAAGGTCTTCCGCTACGACGTCCGCTCGCCACACGAGCAGTTCCAGTTGGCGGTCCGCCTCAACAGCGACCACGGTGCCCAACTCAGTGACGATGACAAGCAACAGGATGCGATCCGGCTCTACAACTTCGGCTACACCTACGACACGATTGCCGAAACGCTGTCGGTTGGAAAACGGAAAGTGAGTGACTGGCTTTCCCGTACGGTCAAGGAGGAGAAGGACCGTCGAAACCGGAAGATCTTCGACATGTGGCTGGCCTGCCACACGCAACAGGAGATCGCCGACGCCGTCGGATGTCCTCAGCAGACAGTGGCAGATCAGATTCGTGGCTTTACCGATTCAGTTCTGCAGAACCGGTCCGGTAAAGCTGCGGCCGAGCACGCCACCGGTTTCGAGGCCCCGATTTACAACATCTGGAAACAGCAGGAGAAGACTCCCGGCAGCACGCATTTCGGCAATTCGGACGTTCGCTGGTTGGACAACCTGCTGTACCTGTACACGCAGCCGCTCGACGTCGTGGTGGATCCGTTTGCCGGCGGAGGTTCGACAATCGATGTCTGCAACAAACGTCTGCGGCGGTTCTTCGTCAGCGACCGCAAGCCGATTGTTGAGCGGGAGCATGAAATCCGGCAGCACGACCTGACCGCTGGGCTCCCGAAAGTCCCTCGCTGGAAGGACGTCCAGCTGGTCTATCTCGACCCGCCTTACTGGAAACAGGCAGAGGGCCGATACAGCGATGATCCGACCGACCTGGCAAACATGCCGCTGAATCAATTCCACGAGATCCTGGCCGGCATCATCGAAGCGTTCGCTCTGAAACTGACGGACGCTTACGTGGCGCTGATCATTCAGCCAACCCAATGGAAGGCACCTGAGAAACAATTCACCGATCATGTGGCGGAAATGCTGCGCCGCGTACGTCGGCCAGTCGAGATGCGGTTTTCCGTGCCGTATGAGTCACAACAGTGCACGGCGCAGATGGTCGAGTGGGCGAAGGCGCACCGCCAGTGCCTGGTGCTGACTCGTGAAATCATTGTCTGGAGGGTCTGA
- a CDS encoding dATP/dGTP diphosphohydrolase domain-containing protein: MTEHDLPRIFQSDGTAENPKDRVGADKPPLHLIPPAAEILEAVVMGLGARKYGEFNWRMSPVRASVYVAAARRHLLQWFDGQDDDPESGVSHLAHARASLGILLDAIATGNVIDDRPPAGPGTGLIQKHTSAVTVPRL, from the coding sequence ATGACCGAACACGACCTGCCACGCATCTTCCAGTCGGACGGCACTGCTGAAAACCCCAAGGACCGCGTCGGTGCGGACAAGCCTCCGCTGCATCTGATTCCGCCGGCTGCCGAGATTCTGGAAGCGGTCGTGATGGGACTGGGGGCGCGTAAGTACGGAGAATTCAATTGGCGGATGTCGCCGGTCCGGGCCTCGGTGTACGTTGCCGCCGCTCGCCGGCACCTGCTGCAGTGGTTTGACGGCCAGGATGACGATCCCGAGAGCGGTGTCTCGCACCTTGCGCATGCGCGTGCCAGCCTGGGCATCCTGCTGGACGCAATCGCGACCGGGAACGTGATTGACGATCGGCCGCCTGCCGGTCCGGGAACCGGATTGATTCAGAAGCACACGAGCGCCGTCACGGTCCCCCGACTGTGA
- the lexA gene encoding transcriptional repressor LexA: MATRKRPTRGRGRPRTEEITEAQHRTFEAIRDYIDAHGESPTIAELGEILGITTAPVHDSVTQLVRKGYLERERYSRRGLKIVREPAPRRSQSMVTIPLLGNVVAGTPTQVDDHVLGEALVPADMVDGDDCFALKVQGESMKGAGLADGDTVIVRPQPLARHGEVVVALVDGEATIKRLFWDEKSVELSPENRRFRPIRITPETDFRIVGKVIAQSSQWS; this comes from the coding sequence ATGGCCACCCGCAAGCGACCAACCCGGGGACGGGGACGTCCACGTACCGAAGAGATCACCGAAGCCCAGCACCGTACGTTTGAGGCGATTCGGGATTACATTGATGCGCATGGCGAATCGCCGACGATTGCCGAGTTGGGCGAAATCCTCGGGATCACCACCGCGCCGGTGCACGACTCGGTCACGCAGCTGGTGCGGAAGGGATACTTGGAACGTGAGCGGTATTCGCGACGCGGTCTCAAGATTGTGCGGGAGCCGGCTCCGCGCAGGTCGCAGTCGATGGTCACCATTCCTCTGTTGGGGAACGTGGTGGCCGGAACGCCGACACAGGTCGACGACCACGTCCTCGGAGAGGCACTCGTCCCGGCAGACATGGTCGATGGAGACGACTGTTTCGCCCTGAAAGTTCAGGGGGAAAGCATGAAGGGGGCGGGATTGGCTGACGGGGACACCGTCATCGTCCGGCCTCAGCCGCTCGCGCGGCACGGAGAAGTGGTCGTGGCCCTGGTAGATGGCGAAGCGACGATCAAGCGACTGTTCTGGGATGAAAAGTCGGTCGAGTTGAGCCCCGAGAACCGCAGGTTTCGGCCGATCCGGATTACGCCGGAAACCGATTTCCGCATTGTTGGCAAAGTCATTGCCCAGAGCAGTCAGTGGAGTTGA
- a CDS encoding sigma-70 RNA polymerase sigma factor region 4 domain-containing protein, translating into MATASNAPQLIDVDHELTRGTAARIIRAKARRLVGHGQFRSDDIPDIQQSLTLAVLKAIDRFDRDVADWAAFISTIVERRAAKLLDRRRSRTREHRYHVTSLSSLVPDEDGNQVPLGTQIGDEHREALTGTVPACPIAEAEVVQSVRLAMRELSPEQQQLCRELSESTLTEVARARGIPRRTLRGHVQKINDVFDRYGLRIFCEKPTPRSATQGKSKNRGTTKNSTEQRGDA; encoded by the coding sequence ATGGCAACCGCCAGCAATGCACCTCAACTGATTGACGTTGACCATGAACTGACCCGGGGAACAGCAGCCCGCATCATTCGCGCCAAGGCCCGCCGGCTCGTGGGGCACGGACAATTCCGCAGCGATGACATCCCCGACATCCAGCAATCGCTGACGCTCGCCGTTCTCAAGGCCATCGACCGATTCGACCGCGACGTCGCTGATTGGGCCGCGTTCATCAGCACCATCGTGGAACGGCGTGCCGCCAAGCTCCTCGACCGCCGTCGTTCGCGGACACGTGAGCATCGCTATCACGTCACTTCGCTCAGCTCTCTGGTCCCGGATGAAGACGGAAACCAGGTCCCGCTGGGAACGCAGATCGGTGACGAGCACCGGGAAGCACTGACCGGAACAGTGCCGGCCTGCCCGATTGCCGAAGCAGAAGTCGTGCAGTCGGTCCGGCTCGCCATGCGGGAACTTTCGCCGGAGCAGCAACAGCTCTGTCGTGAGTTGTCAGAGAGCACTCTGACCGAAGTGGCACGCGCCCGAGGGATCCCGCGGCGCACACTCCGCGGCCACGTGCAGAAGATCAACGACGTCTTCGATCGGTACGGACTCCGGATTTTCTGTGAAAAGCCCACGCCACGAAGTGCCACACAGGGGAAGTCTAAGAATAGAGGGACCACCAAGAATTCGACAGAACAGCGAGGTGATGCTTGA
- a CDS encoding ATP-binding protein translates to MLYGVHGIGKSTFGAMAPQPVFIQTEDGLGNLDAARVPLSESFADVMAAVMALYSEAHDFQTVVVDSADWLEQLIWKEVMHRRPTTDRGRDITSIEDYGFAKGYTYALEPWREVLDGLNALRNERGMMVILIAHARIERFENPETDAYDRYSPRLNKHASALIQEWCDEVLFATYKVHTKQTEEGFDKTRTRGIGTGDRIIRTTERPAHVAKNRLSLPEEMRLDFREYASHLASEHAA, encoded by the coding sequence ATGCTTTACGGCGTTCACGGCATCGGCAAGAGCACCTTCGGGGCGATGGCTCCCCAGCCGGTGTTCATTCAGACCGAAGACGGCCTCGGCAATCTCGATGCGGCCCGGGTTCCGCTGTCGGAGTCGTTCGCTGATGTCATGGCAGCGGTGATGGCACTGTACTCGGAGGCTCATGATTTCCAGACGGTCGTGGTGGATTCGGCCGACTGGCTCGAGCAGCTGATCTGGAAGGAAGTGATGCACCGGCGGCCCACGACGGATCGCGGTCGCGACATCACATCGATCGAAGACTACGGCTTCGCCAAGGGCTACACGTACGCCCTGGAACCGTGGCGGGAAGTGCTGGATGGCCTGAACGCGCTCCGGAACGAGCGCGGCATGATGGTGATCCTGATCGCTCACGCCAGGATCGAACGGTTCGAGAATCCCGAGACCGATGCGTACGACCGGTACTCGCCCCGACTGAACAAGCATGCTTCGGCGCTGATTCAGGAGTGGTGCGACGAGGTGCTGTTCGCGACCTACAAGGTCCACACCAAACAGACCGAGGAAGGGTTCGACAAGACGCGAACCCGCGGCATTGGCACCGGCGATCGCATCATCCGCACCACGGAACGCCCGGCGCACGTGGCGAAGAACCGCCTGAGCCTGCCGGAAGAGATGCGGCTCGACTTCCGTGAATACGCCAGCCATCTGGCTTCCGAACACGCCGCGTGA